A stretch of Ipomoea triloba cultivar NCNSP0323 chromosome 11, ASM357664v1 DNA encodes these proteins:
- the LOC115997310 gene encoding LYR motif-containing protein 4 encodes MASPSRLQVLSLFRSLLRTARDFPDYNIREYTKRRTIDAFRQNKALSDSSLVAVAFSDGKAQLEIAKRQAVVYGLYAPKIKSVMELKH; translated from the coding sequence atggcgTCGCCATCACGCCTCCAAGTTCTCTCGTTGTTCCGGTCACTGCTGAGGACGGCGCGTGACTTCCCAGACTACAACATACGAGAGTACACCAAGCGCCGTACCATTGACGCCTTCCGGCAGAACAAGGCCCTCTCAGACTCGTCTCTGGTTGCCGTCGCCTTCTCAGATGGAAAGGCACAGCTCGAGATTGCCAAACGTCAGGCTGTCGTCTATGGCCTCTATGCCCCCAAGATCAAGAGCGTTATGGAATTAAAACACTGA